From one Anaerococcus prevotii DSM 20548 genomic stretch:
- a CDS encoding TetR/AcrR family transcriptional regulator: MVSFTNDKGKAIMEAALRIFKSKGADNTSVRDVMKEAGFGLGTFYLYYSDKKDLKEKIVLNIAKDIILKAEDSCNQEDPIERYIYFLDYIIDYLIAHPFELDLVSKNITWALYTKIENDEQLKEAESSLHFILSKYENLFTGDYTESQKLYILSLTLEIVMSTCKSATMDESILTIGEMKPVLYANIKKMFNRTGEIE, translated from the coding sequence ATGGTAAGTTTTACGAACGACAAGGGAAAAGCTATAATGGAGGCTGCTCTTAGGATTTTCAAATCTAAGGGAGCTGATAATACTTCCGTAAGAGATGTGATGAAGGAAGCAGGATTTGGCCTGGGGACCTTCTATCTTTACTATTCCGATAAGAAGGACTTGAAGGAGAAGATTGTCCTAAATATAGCTAAGGATATTATTCTTAAGGCGGAAGATAGCTGTAATCAGGAAGATCCTATCGAAAGATACATATACTTTCTCGATTATATCATAGATTATCTCATAGCCCATCCATTTGAGCTCGACCTTGTAAGTAAGAATATCACTTGGGCCCTTTATACTAAGATTGAAAATGATGAACAGCTTAAAGAAGCTGAATCGTCCTTACATTTTATTCTTAGCAAGTATGAGAATCTCTTTACAGGGGATTATACCGAGAGCCAGAAACTCTACATACTTTCTTTGACCCTAGAAATCGTAATGTCAACTTGTAAAAGTGCTACAATGGATGAATCGATTTTGACTATTGGGGAGATGAAGCCAGTTTTGTATGCTAATATTAAAAAAATGTTTAATAGAACAGGAGAGATAGAATGA
- a CDS encoding efflux RND transporter permease subunit, giving the protein MKKITKFISHHPRLVLLIMTLLLIPSWIGYKNTGVNYDILSYLPADLESTQGQEILDKDFKNAATGMLILKGDDYDADKLKEEILKIEGVEDVISKSSILGDSVPDEFLPDEIRDVFYAEDSTMLMVKFSESSSSFKTMEAIDQIKAIESKEKFLSGISSLVKDTKDLIDHETPIYVGLAVVLALIVLSFTNESTIIPFLFLLNIGYAILYNFGSNVFLGEISYITKAIAAVLQLAVTTDYSIFLYHRYAEEKKRRDSNNVAMDKAMQKTIASIFASSLTTFAGFLVLILMRLGLGKDIGLVMSKGVLLGLISTVVVLPPMILIAEKLVERFNHRVFLPSFEKTSNLVLNHKKTFFVAFLILFVPAIYGAHNTDLYYNLDRSLPEDLDSIVALNKMKKDYDMASTHFAVVSDDLSKQNINGLVDELDKVEGVNNVLGLNSFTGLTLPDSVLPDKLKDNFHKNGYQMLMMNSKYQTASDEVNEQVDEIHKIIKEHDPDGYLTGEAVLTKDLTTISDRDFKMVNIASIATVFVILAFVFKSLGIPIVLIAVIELAIQINMGIPFYLGQTIPFVTSIIIGVVQLGSTIDYSILMMDRFLAEYKKSGDVNKSLKLTVKEASKSIVTSALSFMAATVGVGLYSKMEIVSTICMFLARGAIISMLSIIFFLPAIISITFPFIKKTTKGIN; this is encoded by the coding sequence ATGAAAAAGATAACAAAGTTTATTTCGCACCATCCTAGACTTGTGTTATTGATAATGACATTATTATTGATACCATCTTGGATAGGATATAAGAATACAGGTGTGAACTATGATATCTTGTCATATTTGCCAGCTGACCTTGAAAGTACCCAGGGCCAGGAGATATTAGATAAAGATTTCAAAAATGCAGCCACTGGTATGCTGATTCTTAAGGGCGATGATTATGATGCAGACAAACTTAAGGAAGAGATTTTAAAGATTGAGGGAGTAGAAGATGTTATTTCCAAATCTTCTATCCTGGGAGATAGCGTACCAGACGAGTTTTTACCTGATGAGATTAGAGACGTCTTTTATGCAGAAGATTCGACTATGCTTATGGTTAAGTTTAGCGAAAGCTCTTCTTCATTTAAGACAATGGAAGCAATAGATCAGATTAAGGCTATTGAGTCAAAAGAGAAATTTTTAAGTGGTATATCATCTTTAGTTAAGGATACTAAGGATTTAATAGATCACGAAACACCCATATATGTAGGACTCGCGGTAGTGCTAGCCTTGATTGTCCTAAGTTTTACAAATGAATCGACAATTATACCATTTCTTTTCTTATTAAATATCGGCTATGCGATTTTGTATAACTTCGGAAGTAATGTTTTCTTAGGAGAGATTTCCTATATAACTAAGGCCATAGCGGCAGTATTGCAGCTTGCTGTAACGACAGACTACTCAATCTTCTTATATCACAGATATGCAGAAGAAAAGAAAAGACGTGATTCCAACAACGTAGCCATGGATAAGGCTATGCAAAAGACTATAGCATCAATCTTTGCTTCATCACTTACAACTTTTGCAGGATTTTTGGTACTTATATTGATGAGGTTGGGACTTGGTAAGGATATCGGTCTTGTAATGAGTAAGGGTGTCCTTCTAGGACTAATTTCTACAGTAGTAGTATTACCACCTATGATATTAATAGCTGAAAAACTAGTAGAAAGATTTAACCACAGGGTCTTCCTACCATCTTTCGAGAAGACTTCAAATCTTGTCCTAAATCACAAGAAGACATTTTTCGTAGCTTTCTTGATCCTTTTTGTACCAGCTATTTATGGGGCACATAATACAGACCTTTACTACAATCTGGATAGGTCTCTTCCTGAAGATCTTGATTCGATTGTAGCCTTAAACAAGATGAAAAAAGATTATGACATGGCTTCAACCCACTTTGCTGTGGTAAGTGATGACTTGAGTAAGCAAAATATTAATGGACTTGTGGATGAGCTTGATAAGGTAGAAGGTGTAAACAATGTTTTAGGTCTTAACTCTTTTACAGGCCTAACTCTTCCAGATAGTGTTCTACCAGATAAACTAAAAGATAACTTCCATAAGAACGGATATCAAATGCTTATGATGAATTCTAAGTATCAGACAGCATCAGATGAGGTAAATGAGCAAGTTGATGAAATTCATAAAATAATCAAAGAACACGATCCTGATGGATATCTTACAGGTGAGGCAGTCCTTACAAAAGACCTTACGACAATATCTGATAGGGACTTCAAGATGGTTAACATAGCATCAATTGCGACTGTATTTGTAATACTAGCATTTGTATTCAAATCACTTGGAATTCCTATAGTTTTAATAGCAGTTATCGAACTTGCTATACAAATCAACATGGGTATCCCATTCTACTTGGGTCAGACAATCCCATTTGTAACATCAATCATAATAGGTGTTGTCCAATTAGGATCTACAATCGACTACTCTATCCTTATGATGGATAGGTTCTTAGCAGAATATAAGAAGAGCGGAGATGTAAACAAGTCGCTTAAGCTAACAGTTAAGGAAGCTTCAAAATCTATTGTAACTTCAGCTCTATCATTTATGGCTGCGACAGTAGGTGTAGGCTTGTATTCAAAAATGGAAATAGTTTCAACAATATGTATGTTCTTGGCAAGAGGAGCTATAATAAGTATGCTTTCAATAATATTCTTCCTACCAGCCATAATCAGCATAACATTTCCATTTATCAAAAAGACAACTAAGGGAATTAATTAG